A single window of Gambusia affinis linkage group LG18, SWU_Gaff_1.0, whole genome shotgun sequence DNA harbors:
- the LOC122820713 gene encoding histone-lysine N-methyltransferase PR-Set7-like, which translates to MNPKGVCPEEEALHFIASEKDKDIFQKKFISEDKGHGVIATRNIEPGEFLLEYVGRHISGSEGEDLVKEYSAEDAAFLHFYNFQGQNFCIDGSKDTARLGRFINDDHIKPNSKIKIILDEQQKPHLCVFAMTEILAGEEIVYNYENPNCQWRQMKK; encoded by the exons ATGAATCCTAAAGGAGTTTGTCCTGAAGAAGAAGCCTTGCACTTCATTGCTTCTGAGAAGGACAAAGACATATTTCAGAAGAAATTCATCAGTGAAGACAAAG GTCATGGAGTTATTGCCACCAGAAACATTGAGCCAGGAGAATTCTTGCTGGAGTATGTTGGAAGACATATCTCTGGCTCTGAAGGAGAGGACCTGGTTAAAGAGTATTCAGCTGAAGATGCagcatttttgcatttctatAACTTCCAAGGACAAAACTTCTG cattgaTGGCAGTAAAGATACAGCAAGACTTGGAAGATTCATAAATGATGATCACATCAAGCcaaacagcaaaattaaaatt ATATTGGATGAGCAACAAAAACCACATCTGTGTGTATTTGCAATGACAGAAATTCTTGCAGGAGAAGAAATCGTCTACAACTATGAAAACCCCAACTGTCAATGGCGACAG